In the Terriglobales bacterium genome, one interval contains:
- a CDS encoding sugar phosphate isomerase/epimerase has protein sequence MSSHLSRRSFIALSAMLPWAFREHTATSLPVGLELYSVRVELKRDPEATLRAVARMGYQCVEFYAPYFEWSEDRTKLIRKLLDDLGVRCYSTHNDEEYFSPKNLSRVRDLNLILGTKYAVLAYSDKKASLSEWNPISDLLNRAADQLEPSGLKAGYHNHEAEFTPIEGQRPIELIAKATKPSVALQLDVGTCLKAGSDPVAWIRSNPGRIRSLHCKDWSPNKDYKVLFGEGAADWKNIFKAAETVGGTEYYLVEQEGSRFSELETARRCLKTFRATHA, from the coding sequence ATGTCAAGCCACCTCTCACGCCGTTCGTTCATTGCACTGTCAGCGATGCTTCCCTGGGCCTTTCGTGAACACACGGCCACATCGCTGCCTGTTGGCTTGGAACTGTATTCCGTTCGCGTGGAATTGAAGCGTGATCCCGAGGCTACTCTGCGCGCCGTCGCGCGGATGGGATATCAATGCGTGGAATTTTACGCTCCCTACTTCGAATGGAGCGAAGACCGAACCAAGCTGATCAGGAAGTTACTGGATGACCTCGGCGTGCGTTGTTATTCAACCCATAATGACGAAGAGTATTTCAGTCCCAAAAACCTCAGTCGAGTGCGGGACCTGAATTTGATTTTAGGGACCAAGTACGCGGTACTTGCCTATTCTGACAAAAAGGCCAGCTTGTCTGAGTGGAACCCTATCTCCGACCTGCTGAACCGTGCTGCCGATCAATTAGAACCATCAGGGCTGAAGGCCGGCTATCACAATCATGAAGCCGAGTTCACTCCCATCGAAGGCCAACGCCCGATTGAGCTAATAGCGAAAGCGACCAAACCTTCAGTCGCGTTGCAACTCGATGTGGGCACGTGTTTAAAGGCAGGATCGGATCCCGTCGCCTGGATTCGCAGCAACCCGGGAAGAATACGCTCCCTTCATTGCAAAGACTGGTCGCCCAACAAAGATTACAAGGTCTTGTTTGGAGAAGGGGCAGCCGACTGGAAGAACATTTTTAAGGCAGCCGAGACGGTGGGCGGAACTGAGTATTACCTGGTCGAGCAGGAAGGCAGCAGGTTTTCCGAGCTGGAGACTGCGCGCAGATGCCTCAAGACTTTCCGGGCGACGCACGCTTGA
- a CDS encoding YtxH domain-containing protein codes for MKAFLFGLGVGVGLGILFAPMSGQETRDQIAERASDLASSARESVESARETIDQGRERVKRGVTALRDVATGERQRATGTESPSGV; via the coding sequence ATGAAGGCATTTCTATTTGGGTTGGGTGTGGGAGTCGGACTGGGTATTCTGTTTGCTCCCATGAGCGGGCAGGAGACCCGTGACCAGATCGCAGAGCGGGCCAGTGACCTGGCTAGTTCGGCGCGGGAAAGCGTGGAATCGGCGCGCGAGACCATTGATCAGGGCCGTGAGCGGGTGAAGCGTGGCGTCACCGCATTGCGCGATGTGGCTACCGGCGAACGGCAACGCGCCACCGGTACCGAGTCTCCCTCGGGAGTGTAA
- a CDS encoding pyridoxamine 5'-phosphate oxidase family protein, which yields MTDFVPTQRTQVKRLAKRGVYDRKTVYQILDEGFICHVGFVSEGHPVVIPTGYGRSADTLYIHGSAASRMLRGAASGIEICITVTLVDGLVLARSGFHSSMNYRSVVVFGKATMLQDPAEKAEALRTFSEHVMPGRWAEIRPPSPQELSGTIVLAVPLQEASAKVRTGPPLDDEEDYAMPVWAGVLPLKMVPGEPIADPRMNHPTAVPDYVRTYSRGNNGRGGRVDGRRH from the coding sequence ATGACCGACTTTGTTCCCACCCAGCGCACGCAGGTAAAGCGTCTTGCCAAACGTGGAGTGTACGACCGCAAGACGGTGTACCAGATCCTGGATGAGGGATTCATCTGCCATGTGGGATTCGTGTCAGAGGGGCACCCGGTTGTGATTCCGACGGGCTACGGCCGCTCCGCAGACACACTTTACATTCACGGCTCGGCCGCCAGCCGGATGCTACGCGGCGCCGCCAGCGGAATAGAAATCTGCATAACCGTCACTTTGGTGGACGGATTGGTACTGGCACGATCGGGTTTCCATTCATCAATGAATTACCGCTCGGTCGTAGTCTTTGGAAAAGCAACCATGCTCCAGGATCCGGCAGAGAAGGCGGAGGCGCTGCGTACTTTCTCTGAACACGTAATGCCGGGTCGCTGGGCAGAGATCCGCCCGCCCAGCCCGCAGGAACTCAGCGGAACCATCGTCCTGGCCGTTCCTCTGCAAGAGGCGTCCGCCAAAGTACGCACTGGACCACCGCTCGATGATGAAGAAGATTACGCTATGCCGGTGTGGGCGGGTGTCCTTCCCTTAAAGATGGTGCCAGGAGAGCCGATTGCTGATCCGCGGATGAATCATCCCACGGCAGTCCCGGATTACGTCCGCACTTACAGCAGAGGCAACAATGGGCGCGGCGGAAGGGTTGACGGCAGAAGGCATTAA
- a CDS encoding electron transfer flavoprotein subunit beta/FixA family protein: protein MKQVPQKDAPLKLNESGAWIREDVSYEVNEPDAYALEEALRQKEKHSGEVVVITAGPARAQQVLRGALAKGADRAIHLEDAGFVGLDAFNTSRAIAAAIREEKFDLIFTGLQSDDYGYAQTGVILAELLGWPHATIIMQIEKSDSGIRVKRELEAGFFQFVDMPLPAVLTIQSGINKLRYATLIGIKQAKNKPLRKVSMGEVQSALGPNGLKIEKLYVPEKTKNTEMLEGSPAEIAKKLVEKLRNQVRVL, encoded by the coding sequence ATGAAGCAGGTCCCGCAAAAGGATGCGCCGCTCAAGCTCAATGAGAGCGGCGCCTGGATTCGGGAAGACGTCTCTTACGAAGTGAACGAACCCGACGCTTACGCGCTGGAAGAGGCCTTGCGCCAGAAAGAAAAGCATAGCGGCGAAGTGGTCGTGATTACCGCAGGTCCGGCACGCGCCCAGCAGGTTCTCCGGGGGGCCCTGGCCAAAGGCGCCGACCGGGCTATTCACCTTGAGGACGCGGGCTTCGTTGGACTCGACGCCTTCAACACCTCTCGCGCCATAGCGGCCGCCATTCGCGAAGAGAAATTCGACCTGATTTTTACCGGGCTGCAGTCAGACGATTACGGCTACGCTCAGACCGGAGTGATATTGGCCGAACTGCTCGGTTGGCCGCACGCGACCATCATCATGCAAATCGAGAAATCTGACTCCGGCATTCGAGTAAAGCGCGAACTGGAAGCCGGATTCTTCCAGTTTGTAGACATGCCGTTGCCGGCGGTGCTCACTATTCAATCAGGTATCAACAAGTTGCGCTATGCAACGCTGATTGGCATCAAGCAAGCCAAGAACAAACCGTTGCGGAAAGTAAGCATGGGCGAGGTGCAGAGCGCGCTTGGCCCGAATGGACTGAAAATCGAGAAACTATATGTCCCGGAAAAAACCAAAAATACCGAAATGCTAGAGGGCTCGCCCGCAGAAATCGCAAAGAAACTGGTTGAGAAGCTTCGCAACCAGGTCCGGGTGCTGTGA
- a CDS encoding electron transfer flavoprotein subunit alpha/FixB family protein: MADTILVVVEQREGKLNRVSWETLTAGQGIAADMGWTLEAAVLGKGASGLASEIAAKQLAKVYAIESPALEPYTPDAYVFALKQFLASHQPRLVLMPHTYQVRDFAPQLAAALKRALISDCIGYKHEGGKLLFTRQMFQGKFAADVSFSGEPPWFATFQNGAFRGDQVKAGSAAAPIETVTIQIPEGTVRNRPHEVFKEAKQAVDLTQAEIIVAVGRGIKEQKNIELAKQLAEALGGEIAASRPICDAGWLPMDRQIGSSGQTVAPKLYLALGISGAIQHIVGMKGSRTIVAINKDSEAPIFEVADLAAVGNLFDIVPPLIEAIKKAKAGA; the protein is encoded by the coding sequence ATGGCTGACACCATCCTGGTTGTTGTCGAACAACGCGAAGGCAAACTGAACCGCGTTTCCTGGGAGACGCTCACCGCCGGACAAGGAATTGCGGCAGACATGGGCTGGACACTGGAAGCGGCGGTGCTCGGCAAAGGGGCGAGCGGTTTGGCCAGCGAAATTGCCGCCAAACAACTAGCAAAAGTTTATGCGATCGAGTCTCCCGCTCTCGAACCGTACACGCCGGATGCTTACGTTTTTGCCTTGAAGCAATTTTTGGCCTCGCACCAGCCGCGCCTGGTGCTGATGCCGCACACCTATCAGGTGCGCGATTTCGCTCCCCAACTGGCCGCCGCTCTCAAACGGGCGCTGATCAGCGATTGCATCGGCTACAAACACGAAGGCGGAAAACTGCTCTTTACGCGCCAAATGTTTCAGGGGAAATTTGCGGCTGACGTTTCTTTCTCCGGAGAACCGCCATGGTTCGCCACTTTTCAGAATGGCGCCTTCCGCGGCGACCAGGTAAAGGCCGGCTCTGCCGCTGCACCTATCGAAACGGTAACCATCCAGATTCCCGAGGGTACTGTTCGCAATCGCCCCCATGAGGTCTTCAAAGAGGCGAAGCAAGCGGTAGACCTCACCCAGGCAGAGATTATTGTGGCTGTCGGCCGCGGCATAAAAGAGCAGAAGAACATCGAGCTTGCCAAGCAACTCGCTGAGGCACTGGGCGGCGAGATCGCCGCTTCGCGGCCCATTTGCGATGCGGGCTGGCTTCCCATGGACCGCCAGATTGGCTCCTCTGGCCAGACCGTCGCGCCCAAACTTTATTTAGCGCTGGGTATCAGTGGCGCCATCCAGCATATCGTGGGCATGAAGGGATCGCGCACCATTGTCGCCATCAACAAAGATTCTGAGGCGCCGATCTTCGAGGTTGCAGATTTAGCCGCCGTTGGGAATTTGTTCGACATCGTTCCGCCCCTGATTGAGGCGATCAAGAAGGCGAAGGCGGGTGCGTGA
- a CDS encoding electron transfer flavoprotein-ubiquinone oxidoreductase, translating into MSVLLFRQPLPNVTRPQMEADVVIVGGGPAGMACALRLSQLIDNHNGKNPDSPLSKENIYVLEKAREIGQHCLSGALLDPRSMRELLPGFEKEAPLDAEVSQEAVYFLSRHSKFKFPVTPPPLRDHGNYVISLNRFVKWLGGKVEEAGITIFTGFAGSELLVEGDRVLGVRTDDKGVDKDNQPKGNFEPGYDLRAKVVILAEGSRGSLTKQLIGRFQLDRDRNPQTYGQGIKELWEIPAGRVAPGQVIYTMGWPLTSKEYGGAWIYGGKDNIVSLGFVTGLDYPDPRLDPQRVLQEFKRHPFVKGLLEGGKMVRYGAKSLPYGGWWSVPPVSGNGWMILGDSAGFLNSQRLKGIHLAIKSGMLAAETAFAGMLKNDFSATTLAGYGRAVDSSWIKDELWKVRNFHQGFEHGFWHGMFHAALQQVTGGRGLHARYAAHAGHRRLKKLSELPPDGGGEAHLLGNAKGDGKLTFDKLTDLYHSGTKHEEDQPAHLVIHDTDICNARCVQEYGNPCQHFCPANVYEMVEDPAVSCGKRISLNPSNCVHCKTCDIMDPYEIITWVPPEGGGGPNYDGM; encoded by the coding sequence GTGAGCGTGCTCCTGTTTCGGCAGCCGCTCCCCAACGTCACTCGCCCGCAAATGGAAGCCGATGTGGTCATCGTCGGCGGCGGCCCTGCAGGAATGGCTTGCGCGTTGCGTCTCTCGCAACTGATTGATAATCACAATGGCAAAAATCCAGACAGTCCACTGAGCAAAGAGAATATTTACGTCCTGGAGAAAGCGCGCGAAATCGGGCAGCACTGTCTGTCCGGCGCGCTCCTCGATCCGCGCTCCATGCGCGAACTGCTACCCGGATTCGAGAAAGAAGCGCCTCTCGACGCGGAAGTCAGCCAGGAAGCGGTCTACTTCCTCAGCCGCCACTCCAAATTCAAGTTTCCGGTTACGCCCCCGCCCTTGCGCGACCACGGCAACTATGTCATCTCGCTGAACCGCTTTGTGAAATGGCTGGGTGGAAAGGTCGAGGAGGCCGGCATCACCATCTTCACCGGCTTTGCCGGGTCGGAGTTGCTAGTTGAAGGCGACCGCGTGCTCGGGGTCCGCACCGATGACAAAGGCGTGGACAAGGACAACCAACCGAAAGGAAACTTTGAGCCCGGGTATGATTTGCGTGCCAAGGTCGTCATCCTGGCGGAAGGAAGCCGCGGTTCGTTGACTAAGCAGCTCATCGGGCGGTTCCAACTCGATCGTGATCGCAATCCCCAGACTTACGGCCAAGGAATTAAAGAACTCTGGGAAATACCGGCGGGCCGGGTTGCGCCTGGCCAGGTGATCTACACCATGGGCTGGCCGCTAACTTCCAAAGAATACGGCGGGGCTTGGATCTACGGCGGGAAAGACAACATCGTCTCGCTTGGATTCGTGACCGGACTCGATTATCCCGATCCCCGCCTCGACCCCCAACGCGTACTGCAGGAGTTTAAGCGACATCCATTTGTGAAGGGCCTTCTCGAAGGCGGCAAGATGGTCCGGTACGGCGCGAAGTCGCTGCCCTACGGCGGCTGGTGGTCGGTTCCGCCCGTGAGCGGCAATGGCTGGATGATCCTCGGCGACTCTGCTGGGTTCCTCAATTCGCAACGGCTCAAGGGTATTCACCTCGCTATTAAGAGCGGCATGCTCGCCGCCGAAACGGCTTTTGCGGGGATGCTAAAGAACGATTTTTCAGCGACTACACTCGCAGGTTATGGCCGTGCCGTCGACAGCAGCTGGATCAAAGACGAACTTTGGAAGGTCCGCAATTTTCATCAAGGATTCGAGCACGGTTTCTGGCACGGCATGTTTCACGCTGCCCTCCAGCAGGTCACCGGCGGACGCGGCCTGCACGCGCGTTATGCAGCCCACGCCGGTCATCGGCGGCTCAAGAAGTTGTCGGAACTCCCGCCGGACGGCGGCGGCGAGGCGCATTTGTTAGGGAATGCCAAAGGTGACGGCAAGCTTACTTTCGACAAACTGACCGACCTATATCACTCCGGCACCAAACACGAAGAAGACCAGCCCGCCCATCTGGTCATCCACGACACTGACATCTGCAACGCGCGATGCGTGCAGGAGTATGGCAATCCTTGCCAACACTTCTGTCCGGCAAACGTGTACGAGATGGTGGAAGATCCTGCCGTCTCTTGTGGTAAACGCATTAGCTTGAACCCTTCGAATTGTGTGCATTGCAAGACCTGCGACATCATGGATCCTTACGAGATCATCACCTGGGTCCCACCCGAGGGCGGCGGCGGCCCAAACTACGATGGCATGTGA
- a CDS encoding DinB family protein, translated as MAPIAPEEVKPMQPEIISESVEVLKRTPKALTAMLSGLPDVWLHCNEGESTWSAYDVIGHLIHGELTDWIPRLQIILKSGESRPFTPFDRSAQFKASQGKSMKQLLREFAKLRRKNLAVLTRLKLTSADLKLRGMHPELGPVTLGQLISTWVVHDMTHINQISRVLAKRFNEEVGPWQAYLSVLTRR; from the coding sequence ATGGCACCGATCGCTCCAGAAGAGGTGAAACCCATGCAGCCGGAAATAATCTCCGAATCGGTGGAAGTCCTTAAGAGGACACCGAAAGCGCTCACCGCCATGCTCAGCGGGCTTCCAGACGTTTGGCTGCACTGTAACGAAGGCGAGTCCACGTGGAGCGCATACGATGTGATCGGGCACCTTATCCACGGAGAACTCACTGACTGGATCCCGCGCCTGCAGATCATCTTAAAGTCCGGAGAGAGCCGGCCTTTTACACCCTTTGACCGCAGCGCACAATTCAAGGCAAGTCAGGGAAAGAGTATGAAACAGCTTCTGCGGGAATTCGCAAAATTGCGGCGAAAGAATTTGGCGGTTTTAACGCGCCTGAAACTTACCTCAGCCGATCTCAAATTACGAGGAATGCACCCTGAACTTGGGCCCGTGACTTTGGGTCAACTGATTTCTACCTGGGTGGTGCACGACATGACTCATATCAACCAAATCAGCCGCGTATTGGCCAAACGTTTCAACGAAGAAGTTGGTCCCTGGCAGGCCTATTTGTCTGTGCTCACCAGAAGATAA